Sequence from the Sphingobium indicum B90A genome:
TCGCCTTCGCCGGCCGCGCCATGCCCGCTCCAGGCGAGGGTCGCGAGTGCGACCGCGCCTGCCAGAGTGGAGGCGATGAAGGCAGGACGGGATTGCCGGCGATAGAAGGGGATGGAGAGCAGAAGAACGAGGAGCGCGACGAGGCGCGCCTTCAGCGCCGTTCCCATGGACGTGCCGTTGAACAGCTCTGCGACCATGGAAAGATCAGGCTGGGTGAGCGGCAGCCCGGTCATGGCCGCTGCCTGCAACGCGAACCCCAGCGCCGACAGCAGGAGGGCGAGACAGGCGAGACCGGCCACCATTGCTACCATCGGCAGATGCCGCTGTACCATCCGGCCGCCGCCGGGCGCATAGAGCGCGAACAGCGGCAGGCCGAACAACAGGCCGAGATCGACGTAGAGCGCCCAGCGGACGGCGACGAGTGCCACGTCGTTCATGGCGTCACTTGACGGTAAAGGCGAGATTGCCCTGGATGCGGTGCGTGTCGGTCGAGACGACGTGCCAGGCGACCTGATAGCTGCCCGCCATGAGCGGCTTGGCGAGCGTCAGCACGAGCGTCTTGTCGCCTTCGACGGACGTCTTGAAGCCGGTTACCGCCATGCGGTGGTTGGGCATGCCGGGCATGCCGGTCATCACGATCTCGGCGCCCGACAGCTTCGGCATCAGACCTTCACTGAAGGTGAGCGTTATACGCGACGGCGCCGAGACGCTGGCGTTCGCGGCGGGCGTCGAGGACACAAGCTTGGGATGCGCGTAGGCCGGAGCAGAAACACTCAGGCCGACGGCGGCGATAACTGCGAGAGGCGAAAAGAAACGCATTGGAACATTCTCCTGTAGATCCCATGAGACAATACGCAGCCCGAGCCCCC
This genomic interval carries:
- the copC gene encoding copper homeostasis periplasmic binding protein CopC, whose protein sequence is MRFFSPLAVIAAVGLSVSAPAYAHPKLVSSTPAANASVSAPSRITLTFSEGLMPKLSGAEIVMTGMPGMPNHRMAVTGFKTSVEGDKTLVLTLAKPLMAGSYQVAWHVVSTDTHRIQGNLAFTVK